The DNA window AGTGCTGATTAAGCGAAAACATTTTGGGGGCGCTTCCAAAATTTTGGAAGCCGTGGGCCGGCGTATGTCGGAACCGGACTTATTGATCGATGCCGCTCGATTAGCGCTCGATGCCAGGCCGCGGCATTTGGATGTGGCTCTCAATGCGCTCGCGGACGCTGTCCAGCTATGTCCGAATGACCCCGAAGCGATCCGGATGCTGGCCTACGTTCATGTGCAACTCAAGGGATATCTCCATGCGGCCAAGTACCTTGAGAAACTCAGCAGTCTAGAACCCGAAGACTTTAACCACAAACTGAAACGCGCGCAATGTCTGGCCCTCGCCAATCGAGCGAGCGATTCGCTCACGGTGTTGGACGAGCTTTGCGCCGCCTCGCCGATCGTACTGGGCGCCCACTTGGCGCGCGCCAAACTTTTGACCAATCAGGGAAGGCCCCAACGCGCCTTTGCTTCACTCCACGAAATTCGCGACGAGTTTTGGGCCTCCCCGGAATACGTGGCAATGTACATGTCGATCGCTCATTCAGCGAATCAGGAGCGGCGTGCCCACGAGGGATTCCAGCAGCTATGGAACCTCCGCAACGAGGGAATTGCTCCCGAGGACGTATTGCAGCCAAAGACATTCGATGACTTCGTGAAATTTGGGGAGGCGGCCCGTGAACAAAGTCGACTGCTGCAGGACCAGATGCTGGAAGGGAAGATTCCGTGGTTATTGGTAGAGCAACTGCTGAATAATGTCCCCTATTGGGGCTGGCGGGTCAGAACCCAGTCGCTGGCGTGGCTGATGGACTCTCCTTACGAGCGGGCGTCTTTTGCAATCTACGCCACGAACAGTTACGCAGTCCTCTCCTCGGAAGACGGTCAGAGTTCGTTGCAGAGAGTCTCTGCAGCCGAACGAGGCCAAGCAGTTGTTGTTGATCTATCGGCACTTATCACCCTTCATCGTCTCGACCTGCTATCGGCGGCCCTCGAATACTTTGGCGCGATCAAAATCCCACCCTCCTATCTTGCAGATGTGCTGCGCCATGCCGGCAAGTTGCTACCACACCAGCTCTCGCGAAAACATGTGCTGGAGCAGATCCGTCAGGCAATCGACCGCGGGTTGGTGACCATATTCGTGAGCGAAGCGTCCGCCAGCAAACGAGTGGACGAGTATGTTGACGAGCCCGAGGTCGCGTATCGGCTTCGAAACGTTCTCGACACCCTTAGCCGGGCTGGGAAGCTGAGTTCACAGCAACTCGAAGCAGCCTTGCAAGTTGCTCACAAGGAGCCTCTTGGAAACGACGACGGAGCAGCGCTCGCTCCAACCGATACGATTCTCGTGGACTTGCTCACTTTGCAGACCGTGACGGGTGTTAAATTGCTCGATATGGTGTGCGAAACGTTCAGCTGCGTCGCGATTTCTTCAGAGGACCGACGGCGGCTGGATCAGGAACTTCGCGATTTTGCACTGGGTTCCGAGACACACAGTTGGCACGAAGATTTGTGGAGGACTCTGGGGGAGGATAGTCGTGTGGACGCGACAAGATCCGTGTTTCACGTTGCCGAAAGCGATGTGGAACACGACGACCAGGACAGCGACGAGGTGACGGTTCTCGACGCTGCGCTGCTGGCCCTGCAAGAGAATATGCCATTGCTTGTGGACGACCGAGTTTGTCAGAATATGGTGCTGCGGATGCACGGCACTTCACCGCGGGCGGCATTTGGGACTGATTGCCTCATTTCGCGACTTCGCGAGGCTGGCCTTATCGACGAACCAAGAGCTTGTCGCGCTTTGCTGAGTCTAATTGAGTGGCGGTATCGTTTCTTGCTGCTTTCGGAGGAAGAGCTCCGCATCATTGCCCAGCACGGTGCGCCCGCCGATTTGAGAAAGGTGGCCCGATACGTGCATGACTGCATGCGCGATCCCGGCCTATTTGCGGGACCGGAAGCGACCACGCCCCCGATTCCCCTGGCGTATCGCTTCTATCAAGACTGGCTGCACACGATCGCACATTTCGTAGCGGACTTGTGGCAGAACGAGTCCTTCAGCGAAGAACGTGCGATCGAAGTGACTCGTTGGGCGATGTCCGAACTGGTCCCCACAATCCCCCGCGGATTAGGAGCGGCAATTGGGCGGATCGCGGACTTCTCTGCGTTCACCGTGCTGCATTTCGCTATGTTGCGTCTCTGTCGGTCTGCCGACTCTACGAGGGCCAACGCCGGCTTGCGTACAATGGCCACCGCGTTAGGCTTGAGCGATCAGTTATTCATTCAGCTCGCCGCGGACGTAATCAATAGCCATGACGACTAACGAAGAAATGCTCACCCGTGAACAATTGCGCGTTCTGCAGACGCGGATGCTCCGGCACGCAATTGACCACATGCCGGAACAAATCGACAGGCGCACCGCGCTCATCTTTACAAAAAATGAGCTGTTGAACGCTCCGCTGGATTTTTCGTTTCCGGAGGCGTGCCTGGAGGCTGTAGAGCGGCCGGAAAGCCCGGTTCGCTGCCAAAGCACGCGAGGCCCGCTTCTCGTGCTGTCGCTAGAGAAGACAACGCGCACTTCCATCGACCTGGTAACGTTTTTGCTGAGTCCGGACGTGCGTTTCAGACAAGGGGCACTGCGGGAACTTGATCGCCAAATGAAGCTCTACGATCCGTTCATATCGCCCAGCACCAGAAACAAAGCAGAGACACTGCGCCCGGCTATCACGCAGCAAGAGGCAAGTGGACTGTCTGCCGCGGTTGAGCTCAGCGACGCACTAAAAGGTGATTACTTTTACAACCTCGCGGGGTGTGGTCAGTCAGCGAGACTGGAGTTAGAGGATCAACTTCGCGAATTCCTGCGCAAGGTACTTATTCCGACGGAGGCGATGGTTCACTTCCTGCTGGATTTGCCAATTTGGAGCCCTTTACGGCAGCGTGCAGAACTCACCGCCCGGTTGTCGCAGGCCGCGGTCGGCCAATCGCTTTCAGAATTTCTGGACAAGTACTTCCGCTACTTCGGTCACCTTCCCCTCGGGGGCGAGTTTAGCGCGGCAAACGCATTCACAACTTGGCTGGAGCAGCATCCGTGGCACGTATCGTATCCAGCCAAAGTTTGGTCCTGGGCTCGAAAGAATGGGAGCCCACTTGCCACGTATCACGCCTGCCAATTGCTGTTAGGACACCAGGCAAGATTATCCGGAAGTGAGAAGCGCGTGTTGGTGCGGCAAGTCGCCGCGATGCAGAGCAATCACGGATTCGTCAGTTGGCAACAACGTTGCACGCTCGCTGCGCACTATTGTCGGCATCTGGAGCTAGTGGCCCCCGGCGCAGATGGCGAGAGGGTTGCGGCGATGTCGTGGTGGCTTTCCGAACGTCTGGCGTGCCTAGGTGACGGGTTCAGCAAACGTGCTATGGTCGTTTATGAATCGGAGATCAAAACGGCCAGCGCTTCGTCGCACGAGTTATGGCGGACGTGTCGACCGCCGGTTTCGGGGTCATCGCTGCGTTATGCAACGCTTTATCTTCCATCCATCTGGGCTAGTTCAGCCTTGTGTGAGTTGGCGAATTCCAAGCTCGATTCACTGCTGGGTCAGATGTCCAAGGAACGGGAGTTAATTGCTCAATCGCTCGCGCCACCAGTTGCACGACTGGATGGATTGGAGCCATCTGCGTCCGGCAAGGCATATGCCTTCGAGTACCCACTGGGGGAATTTCACGCAGCTGTGGTCCAGATGGCAAGTCGCCGCAAAACTCGCAAGACGAGAACAAATCGCTCGAACAATTCAATGCCGGACAGGTCAATCGAAGACCAGGTTCGGTGGCTCCATACCGCAGGAGATAAGGAAGCAGTTGTGTTGGCATTACGCGCCGCGTCCTATTCCGGCAACGTCGCTCCGACACCGATTTGGGAAGCGTTTTCCGATCCTAATTGGCGGAGGGCGGTCCTGGTCCAGGGATCGCCTCGCGCGGTTGAGCTGATGACGGAAGCAGCGCTGGAACTTGTCGCTCGTGATGAGGACCATGACTGGCGGAGCTATCTTCCTCATTTCCTCGCAATTGCCGCGGACGACGAATCCAACTCACCGGAAGGCCGCAAGATACTGTTCGACATGATCGTATTGGTCTCGATCTCCGTCGACTCGGTTAGCGCCATCGAACGATTACTGCGAGGTGTTGGTCGAAACCGACACGAGGAAGTTGCCAAGGAATGGCGGGAGAAAATTGAGCGTCTAACTCCGCACGCTCCTTCATGGGTCGCTTCAAGAATGCGTGGGATTAAGTGCGTTCTGTACGTCACATAAGTGAGCTGGAGCGGTGCCGCGCGAGAGAACTACAAATCACTTACGCCTGGGTAACCGCCCCTGCATTATTCTCGCCGTTGATAAAGTCGATGCTGCGGTAGAGCGCCTGTACTCCTGTGTGAGGTATTATCGAAAGTTGACGGGCCGGCAAAAAGGCTCGCTACGCGAACGGTTTTGGCGGTCCACTTGCGAGTGCTGAGCGGTTGATCGCATTGGCTGCTGGAACGCTTCGTTGCGTTTTGGTGGCCTAGTAACCGTCAATACTCCGACCAAGCCAAGAGTAAGGCTCGTAGACTCCTCAGCTTGCCAAAACTGCTGCTCGATAAAGGGCTGCACGGTGGATGTTGAGCCCCAGTGCGCGCAGCAGCGCGGTGTAGGTGACCTTTGCCATGCCACGGACACGCAATTTCGCCATTCCCATTTGATGCTTGCAGCGGGACATGGTCGCTTCGACTCCGGCTCGCCAACGGTAACGAGCGCGGAACGCGTCGGTGGCGTCTGCCAAGCGTCGTTGACGCTGCCGTACGCGGTCATGTGTATACTGCTAACGAGCCGACGTGCGTCCGACTGCCGATAACGGACAGCACTGCCGCTGAGGACATGCCGCGCAAACCGAAGAATCAAACAGCACTTGCAGTTTCACGTCGCCGATGCTGGTTTCAATCGGAGCCTGCCCTTCCGGGCAGCGAAGCACCCGTCCGTCGGCAGCTAACTCAAAGTCTTCCAACGTCAATTTGCCTTGCTGCTTTCCCTTCGCTGGCATCGAAGGCGCAATGATCGTTACGCCGTGTAGCCGACCCGTTTCCAGGCTATCGTTCGAGCCATAATGCGAATCGGCCA is part of the Lignipirellula cremea genome and encodes:
- a CDS encoding tetratricopeptide repeat protein, whose product is MEPITTTTVVTVFGPWAAKKLADGFWIKLSRYFRPDQLQKQIAEHLAADAAFSKYYTSTPRLDKGRLTPERILRLLQATVTNDIAALARYIADEQLVDLPIQSKERPSSFDEIWLAVARAIAAATEIAIVEDEELFREFHLAATQRSFAGQASVITELQSLKAQVENLAANLSNPPTNDAASITIESRRTEGLSENAATRTVNLLANQVDGLEQQLREQLDANTERIWEKILSEIEHHNFRGAIDRTAELQSWLEKQGQQISPGIRGRAWLLLAQVALIQSAELEPVGDDFTKARALFERARDEFGPTPSDENLGRLSNFQAKLFALEGKDEEGLGLLASRTDNQSITTRLLILIDNGRFEAAAHEIRQIPLDLKWCDHAVLVFARIAAIAEAQATLDWVGGQEEPTVDTRSRVAYARGTLLRLSAAHENEAFSAIAIEESEIAEVRKVFSILQPIADACQARGQIRDGLEAEAIAFTYSCCRLLGRVEEASLYARVLQNFRPLSLDYLVAAFRQDVDPPTDLVAIAREDHPYRFEAQFLAVAIEIRAGLEASQVLERVVALEELAVDNQDREKLGRVALQAALSRPAAIQQTARDFIMRILGESHFLVRLLDLDQFLACGQFEQCEKVLAEIECPTDILVEQFRAQVLIKRKHFGGASKILEAVGRRMSEPDLLIDAARLALDARPRHLDVALNALADAVQLCPNDPEAIRMLAYVHVQLKGYLHAAKYLEKLSSLEPEDFNHKLKRAQCLALANRASDSLTVLDELCAASPIVLGAHLARAKLLTNQGRPQRAFASLHEIRDEFWASPEYVAMYMSIAHSANQERRAHEGFQQLWNLRNEGIAPEDVLQPKTFDDFVKFGEAAREQSRLLQDQMLEGKIPWLLVEQLLNNVPYWGWRVRTQSLAWLMDSPYERASFAIYATNSYAVLSSEDGQSSLQRVSAAERGQAVVVDLSALITLHRLDLLSAALEYFGAIKIPPSYLADVLRHAGKLLPHQLSRKHVLEQIRQAIDRGLVTIFVSEASASKRVDEYVDEPEVAYRLRNVLDTLSRAGKLSSQQLEAALQVAHKEPLGNDDGAALAPTDTILVDLLTLQTVTGVKLLDMVCETFSCVAISSEDRRRLDQELRDFALGSETHSWHEDLWRTLGEDSRVDATRSVFHVAESDVEHDDQDSDEVTVLDAALLALQENMPLLVDDRVCQNMVLRMHGTSPRAAFGTDCLISRLREAGLIDEPRACRALLSLIEWRYRFLLLSEEELRIIAQHGAPADLRKVARYVHDCMRDPGLFAGPEATTPPIPLAYRFYQDWLHTIAHFVADLWQNESFSEERAIEVTRWAMSELVPTIPRGLGAAIGRIADFSAFTVLHFAMLRLCRSADSTRANAGLRTMATALGLSDQLFIQLAADVINSHDD